A single genomic interval of Daucus carota subsp. sativus chromosome 1, DH1 v3.0, whole genome shotgun sequence harbors:
- the LOC108192737 gene encoding uncharacterized protein LOC108192737: protein MKSIFMRVLFCKIHCPSFICFCKPSAAAHLYTSGPLKLDNTPHVLPLGAEPLTTAAATDDNTNSADQDKSCVDDDKLQKESEVLVLRSCIRRNKEAASEPTHDVEKKSVQWVDNIGKDLADIKEFESSEIWDIDYDEDSRGCVCVIL, encoded by the exons ATGAAAAGCATTTTCATGAGGGTTTTATTTTGCAAGATCCATTGTCCTTCATTCATTTGCTTCTGCAAGCCTTCTGCTGCTGCTCATCTTTACACTTCTGGACCCTTGAAATTGGATAATACCCCACATGTCCTTCCTCTAGGAGCTGAGCCTCTTACTACTGCTGCTGCTACTGATGATAATACTAATAGCGCTGATCAGGATAAGAGTTGTGTAGATGATGACAAGTTGCAAAAAGAATCAGAAGTTCTTGTTCTTAGGAGCTGTATTAGAAGAAATAAGGAGGCTGCTTCGGAACCAACTCATGATGTCGAAAAGAAGAGTGTGCAATGGGTGGATAATATAGGCAAAGACCTTGCCGATATCAAAGAGTTTGAATCCAG TGAAATCTGGgatattgactatgatgaagaTAGCAGAGGTTGTGTTTGTGTCATTCTTTGA
- the LOC108192244 gene encoding receptor-like protein 46, with protein MGKPLSLITPLVLSIFILMFMKCSSCPAHQKQSLLHFKASILTIFNSSNSSSETSFFSLDSWDSTSDCCNWERVICSPRTREITALYLDSLLLMPSDQPIVVDSRILDPVFRIRSLMFLDVSLNNIQGEISGEGLANLSKLVHLDMRQNGLVGSIPRQVFHLRFLRFLDLSSNSLKGGLSGEVGRLGNLRTCKLDENFLGGDIPAEIGNLTKLQQFSVRQNQFSGGIPDSILDLKELEVLDLRSNQLVMQIPREIGSLSNISTLALSKNFFTGVIPPSIRNLSKLETLRLEDNRFSGDIPAWLFDMESLKNLFLGGNQMIWNNNVKIVPKCLLSQLSLKSCKIAGEIPEWISTQKNLDFLELSDNELTGRFPLWLSEMEVGSILLSDNRLTGSIPSRLFQSLSLSILALSRNNFSGELPENIGEANEIMILMLSGNNFSGPIPKSIADIYRLLLLDLSGNKFSGNTFPIFDPDGLLAYVDLSSNELSGDIPVSFCTETKILALGNNKFSGKLPRNFTNMNQLEHLDLHDNNITGEYPEFLSQMSSLQVLNLRNNSLHGSLPSKSFSNQSNLRILDLSNNNLGGSIPSELGNLMGMIETPSTSSLTTDMFTFSIEFKDLIVNWKKAIRGLSSRRLDIYSLLDLSNNKFSGNIPSSLGNLKGLKLLSISNNRLSGNIPQSFGDLESVETLDLSNNNISGVIPQSFTRLKQLSVLDVSNNKLSGRIPQGGQMDLMNVLNYFANNSGLCGVQIGVKCPDDQLTPEADEEGDDSEKEPWFLWKGALIGFSLGFVFSVLMAFLGGYFVLPPPPKPKYHSVKYRL; from the coding sequence ATGGGCAAGCCACTGAGCCTGATCACACCACTAGTGCTTTCAATTTTCATACTCATGTTCATGAAATGCTCATCTTGTCCTGCTCATCAAAAACAATCCCTTCTCCACTTCAAAGCCTCCATCCTCACTATCTTTAATTCCTCAAACTCATCTTCAGAAACATCCTTTTTTAGCTTAGACTCATGGGACTCCACTTCTGATTGTTGTAACTGGGAGAGAGTTATTTGTAGTCCGCGTACTCGTGAAATAACAGCTCTCTACCTTGACTCTCTGCTTCTCATGCCTAGTGACCAACCCATTGTGGTGGATTCAAGAATCTTGGACCCTGTTTTTCGCATTCGATCCTTGATGTTTCTTGATGTCTCCTTGAATAATATACAAGGAGAGATTTCAGGGGAAGGGCTGGCAAATCTTAGTAAGCTAGTTCACCTTGACATGAGACAGAATGGCTTGGTTGGCTCGATCCCGCGACAGGTTTTTCACTTGAGGTTTCTGCGGTTTCTTGATTTGAGTAGTAATTCACTGAAAGGTGGATTGAGTGGTGAAGTTGGCAGGCTTGGAAATTTGAGGACATGCAAGTTGGATGAGAATTTTCTTGGTGGAGATATTCCTGCTGAGATTGGGAACCTGACAAAGTTGCAGCAGTTTTCTGTCAGACAGAACCAGTTTTCGGGTGGAATTCCAGATTCAATTTTGGATTTGAAGGAATTGGAAGTATTGGATTTGAGGAGTAATCAGTTAGTGATGCAGATTCCAAGGGAGATTGGAAGTTTGTCCAACATTTCGACCTTGGCATTAAGCAAGAACTTTTTCACAGGTGTCATACCGCCTTCTATACGCAACTTGAGCAAATTAGAAACTCTTCGGCTGGAAGATAATAGGTTTTCTGGCGATATCCCTGCCTGGTTATTTGACATGGAGAGTTTGAAGAATTTGTTTCTTGGAGGCAACCAGATGATCTGGAATAATAATGTCAAGATTGTACCTAAGTGTCTGCTTTCCCAGCTGTCTCTCAAATCATGTAAAATTGCTGgagagattccagaatggatTTCCACTCAAAAGAATCTTGATTTTCTTGAACTGAGTGACAATGAGCTCACTGGAAGATTCCCTCTTTGGCTTAGTGAGATGGAAGTTGGAAGTATTCTGCTGTCGGATAACAGGCTTACCGGGTCAATCCCATCACGCCTTTTTCAATCCCTGAGTTTATCAATTCTGGCTCTGTCAAGGAACAATTTTTCAGGGGAGTTGCCTGAAAATATAGGTGAAGCAAATGAGATCATGATACTTATGCTTTCTGGAAATAATTTTTCAGGGCCCATTCCTAAATCAATTGCAGATATTTATAGACTCTTGCTACTGGACTTGTCAGGAAACAAATTCTCTGGCAACACATTCCCAATCTTCGATCCTGATGGCTTACTTGCTTATGTTGATCTCTCCTCTAATGAACTATCGGGTGACATTCCCGTTTCATTTTGTACAGAAACTAAGATTCTTGCACTAGGGAATAATAAGTTCTCTGGCAAGTTGCCAAGGAACTTCACAAATATGAATCAGCTTGAACATCTCGATCTTCATGACAACAACATTACAGGTGAATACCCAGAGTTTCTTTCCCAAATGTCTAGTCTTCAAGTTTTGAATCTACGCAACAACTCTTTACATGGCTCACTACCATCCAAGTCATTCTCCAACCAGAGCAATCTTCGTATTCTTGATCTCTCCAACAACAATCTTGGTGGAAGTATCCCTTCAGAGCTGGGAAACCTAATGGGAATGATTGAAACCCCCTCTACATCTTCATTAACCACAGATATGTTCACCTTCTCAATTGAGTTTAAAGACTTGATAGTAAATTGGAAGAAGGCTATACGAGGTCTCTCAAGTCGTCGCCTTGACATCTACTCTTTGCTGGACTTGTCGAACAACAAGTTTTCTGGTAACATTCCATCTTCATTAGGAAATCTCAAGGGACTGAAACTACTCAGCATCTCCAACAACAGACTCTCGGGAAATATACCACAAAGCTTCGGGGACTTGGAGAGTGTAGAGACACTAGACCTGTCAAACAACAATATCTCTGGTGTGATCCCGCAATCATTCACAAGGTTGAAACAACTATCTGTATTGGATGTGAGCAACAACAAGCTGAGTGGGAGAATCCCACAGGGCGGGCAAATGGACTTAATGAATGTTCTGAACTATTTTGCTAATAACAGTGGACTCTGTGGGGTGCAAATCGGAGTAAAATGTCCAGATGATCAGCTAACACCCGAGGCAGACGAAGAGGGTGATGATTCTGAAAAAGAGCCGTGGTTCTTGTGGAAAGGAGCGCTGATTGGCTTTTCACTTGGCTTCGTTTTCTCAGTGTTGATGGCATTTCTTGGCGGCTACTTCGTTTTACCACCACCACCAAAACCAAAGTACCACTCTGTTAAGTATAGGTTATAA